The sequence TAAGCAACGGGGTGGGAGGGTTCATTTCAGGTTATGGTGGGGGGAAATGATGGCTTGATCCCGATCAAAGGACAGCGATGGTATACAAATCTACTGAAGGATCAAAGCGACGTATTCGATGTCAATGTTGTTCAACTTCCAAAAGCAGGGCACGACGATCTACTTGGATTTGCTGAAGTCATGTATCCTATATTCGAGGAGGCAAAAGTGGCTCTCCGTCTATAGCTCCTCATATATGCTCCGATCCGATTGAACTTAATGAAACTTCCCCTCGGCTTCAGCATCTAGTCGAACATGAGTGTCATACGTCAAGAATTACGAGAGACACGATAGTCAAATACGGCTATTCAACACCCAACTATCGGTATAAATTAGCTCAGAGTTTTCGGTGCAGATTTACGATGATTTGCGTATCACTTGCTAATAAACTTCTTAGGAAATAAGAAGCCCCGCCAACTTCAAAACCTCACTCAGTTTCTTGAATATGGGAGACTTTAGCACTTGATCCCCACTGTCACGCGCGCGGGAACCGGCTGATTATTGCCAACTAAGGTCGGAATGCTGCAAATAATATTGGTCGTCTTACCCGGGGTTCCGCTTGAACCTAGGACATCTTATGCCATGCTCGAGTCTCGTGGATAACTATAGTCAACTAATTTTGCGCTCAACCAGTTCTTAATCAACGTCCTCCTTCGTCTCCCTGCTACCCGCGCGCATTTACGTTCCTAGATCTGCTTACTCTTCAAATCATTGACACGGAATGTCGACTAAGCAAAGCCGGTCGAAGACCGGATGCTTGACGTGTAAAACCAGGTGCGTTCTCATATAAGTTCTCCAATGAAATTACTCTCACCACCCACAGGCGCAAAAAATGCGACGAACAACGACCGACTTGTGAAAGATGTGCCAGGGCAAAGATGGAGTGTTTAGGATACTCTTATCTTGATAATCCAGAGGAGCTAGCACAGGCGAGGGCGAAGATTGCTGCTAGTAGAGTTGCTCGCACTTCCGAACAACCAAACTCCCCCGTTGGTGCCGTTGCTGGACCGAGCCAGTTCGCTGCATGGAGGGGGCACCCTATACCAACACGGAGCGAGAGCGTCCCCACTCCATCTGGCATGGCTGCGAGTGGTCTCCCAAGCCATGATTTCGTCGTACGCGATACCGCGCGTTCAGAGGGAGACGCTACACACCTCGATGTAATGGAGTTCCCGTTCTTGTCCCAGTCTTCGGGTCCGAACACTCTTGACGGTCAATCCCACGGACAAACAAGCGGCTGGTGGGGAGCAGCGGGTCCTGGTACCGGTATAGATAACTCAGGGGTTGGCCAATCATTTACTGGACAAACTTCTACATCAGCTTCCTCTGGCCACCAATCTGTCTCAGTCGAATTTCATCAACCCAGGCACTCTGAAGACAACCAATTGTTTATAGCTAGTGGTATCAGTCATCCCAATTACCCAATCTCGGGCGTCAATCAGTCTCGGCGGAGTAGATCTGAGGCAGCTAGATATTCCAACGAGGACTCCTTATACGACCACGACTCAGACTCTAGTGACGATTCTGACCACGATAACATAACTGAAATTGTATGTGGGGGTGAACCCCGCCCGCGTGATGGGAACGACGTGTTACCTTTCATCTTGCAATCTTGTGGGTTTCTAATTATATCGACGTTTGAGCAGTGACTAACACGCATAGATAGACTCTTGGTGGATGTCCCAAACGGTATTTGAGCCAATGCGTTCCGCACATCTTTTGCGAAGCCATATTATTGAACGATTCATGGCATCCGAGGAATCGCGTACAACACTCACATCTATCGCCAATATAGTAAGGACCGTTGGAAAATCCTCCGGATTGACTCCCAACCAAGTTTCACATATTCGAATGCTTCATAGGCGAGTGCAAAACAACATACTCTTATTCAACGCCAGCGAACCCCACATATATGAGCAAGGGACACAACAGGCTATGAAAACCTTAAATTCTGCGCTTGAGGTAATACATTTGCGACTACTCCGTGGATTAATTTAATTGATGTTTCGTAGATTATGCCGTTGCATTTAGCCACAAGCTCCTTGGCGACCAGCGTGTCCCTTTTGCGTGAGGTCGCTCTCGCTTTCAAGCGTGCTGTACTCGAGCCTCCTGGACACCCAATTAACCTTCCTAGCAAACTTATAGTTCCAAACGCCGACTTAAGGCAGTACTCTTCTATGGATGTTATGACAAGCCTGGGAACTGGGTGTCCGATGAGCTTCCAGTACGATGTCACCTATTCAGACCCC comes from Rhizoctonia solani chromosome 4, complete sequence and encodes:
- a CDS encoding Fungal specific transcription factor domain gives rise to the protein MSTKQSRSKTGCLTCKTRRKKCDEQRPTCERCARAKMECLGYSYLDNPEELAQARAKIAASRVARTSEQPNSPVGAVAGPSQFAAWRGHPIPTRSESVPTPSGMAASGLPSHDFVVRDTARSEGDATHLDVMEFPFLSQSSGPNTLDGQSHGQTSGWWGAAGPGTGIDNSGVGQSFTGQTSTSASSGHQSVSVEFHQPRHSEDNQLFIASGISHPNYPISGVNQSRRSRSEAARYSNEDSLYDHDSDSSDDSDHDNITEIVCGGEPRPRDGNDVLPFILQSYSWWMSQTVFEPMRSAHLLRSHIIERFMASEESRTTLTSIANIVRTVGKSSGLTPNQVSHIRMLHRRVQNNILLFNASEPHIYEQGTQQAMKTLNSALEIMPLHLATSSLATSVSLLREVALAFKRAVLEPPGHPINLPSKLIVPNADLRQYSSMDVMTSLGTGCPMSFQYDVTYSDPVLGASGVFDAADALGLQWMYGCPEFFIILLARMHNIRDDATRRIDVQEVGEIEQSIRGWQPRYPLSQDPHLAVARLAVQECWRQTLLIYLYMGICKTTSDDPRVQDAHRSFMKLIKTVQPRRIPDLFLLLPFFVVSVASCHTADRNKIYGRMRNIRECRTSGTAGSDLVDMVVDIWRRADSENRPALWVDVQVAFRRVTGL